Proteins from a single region of Aerococcus viridans:
- a CDS encoding RNA-guided endonuclease TnpB family protein gives MQLTKTIKVQLYPSASDIEKFEETQQQFLNACNFVSTYIFDHDFELGQTTLHNALYHQIRQDFGLQSQMAQSVMRTVIARYKTVKTQFKQKPKRYKDIHTGKYHTLYKDLYHLTKPLGFKQPVAVFVRNRNYAYHQNNTYSLTTNQGRIKVSCDKQHIDYLQQFSQNAYKFGQAELLCRKGKWFLHVSASKEIDSPDETNIQRIVGIDRGLRQILTIADDTAHTTFYSGKSLIKKRRRFKKLRQSLQAKNTKSSRRRLKTIERRENRWMNDVNHQLSKTLVDRYGANTLFVVEDLTNVTFNTTHHRKQDARYEHHSWRFFDFEEKLMYKALESGSQVLKVSAQFTSQRCPKCESIDKANRQQGKHLFTCQNCGYQSNDDRVAAINIQELGHRYLSSEKNPRFEKVVPIQNY, from the coding sequence ATGCAGTTAACGAAAACGATTAAAGTGCAATTATACCCAAGTGCTAGTGATATTGAAAAGTTCGAAGAAACCCAACAACAGTTTTTAAACGCTTGTAATTTTGTTTCGACATATATCTTTGACCATGACTTTGAATTAGGTCAAACGACTTTGCACAACGCCTTGTATCATCAGATACGTCAGGATTTTGGGCTGCAATCGCAAATGGCCCAGTCCGTGATGCGTACGGTAATCGCGAGATATAAGACCGTGAAAACACAGTTTAAACAAAAACCTAAGCGTTATAAAGATATCCATACAGGTAAATATCATACGCTATATAAAGACCTTTACCATTTAACGAAACCCCTAGGGTTTAAGCAACCAGTAGCTGTGTTCGTACGTAATCGTAACTACGCTTATCACCAAAACAATACCTATTCACTGACGACCAATCAAGGACGAATTAAAGTGTCTTGTGATAAGCAACATATCGATTATCTTCAACAATTTAGCCAGAATGCTTACAAGTTCGGTCAAGCTGAATTACTCTGTCGTAAGGGTAAGTGGTTCTTACACGTGTCCGCAAGTAAAGAGATAGACAGCCCAGATGAAACTAATATTCAACGTATTGTAGGCATTGACCGTGGTTTAAGACAGATACTAACTATTGCGGATGATACAGCTCATACTACCTTCTATTCGGGTAAAAGCTTGATTAAGAAAAGACGGCGTTTTAAGAAATTGCGCCAGTCCTTACAAGCGAAGAACACCAAATCAAGTCGTAGACGCCTTAAAACAATTGAAAGACGAGAGAACCGCTGGATGAATGATGTGAACCATCAATTATCAAAGACACTCGTTGACCGATACGGGGCCAATACCTTGTTTGTGGTGGAAGATCTTACGAACGTTACTTTTAACACGACTCACCACCGTAAGCAAGATGCACGGTATGAACACCATTCTTGGCGATTCTTCGATTTTGAAGAAAAGTTAATGTACAAAGCTTTAGAAAGTGGTTCGCAAGTTTTAAAAGTATCCGCACAATTTACGTCCCAACGTTGTCCGAAATGCGAATCAATTGATAAAGCTAATAGACAACAAGGTAAGCACTTGTTTACTTGTCAGAATTGTGGGTATCAATCAAATGATGACCGTGTGGCAGCTATCAATATTCAAGAATTGGGTCACCGATATCTGTCGAGTGAGAAAAACCCGCGGTTTGAAAAAGTTGTGCCAATACAAAATTATTAA
- the rpoC gene encoding DNA-directed RNA polymerase subunit beta', giving the protein MVDVNRFESMRIGLASPDKIRSWSYGEVKKPETINYRTLKSEKEGLFDERIFGPSKDWECSCGKYKGIRYAGVVCDRCGVEVTRSKVRRERMGHIELATPVTHIWYFKGIPSRMGLMLDMSPRSLEEVIYFASYVVTDAGDTPLDYKQLLSEKEYRDNKREYGEGFKAAMGADAIKTLLSQVQIDSEVIELKEELKTAKGQKRTRAIRRLDVLDAFRKSGNDPAWMVMDVIPVIPPELRPMVQLDGGRFATSDLNDLYRRVINRNNRLKRLLDLNAPNIIVQNEKRMLQEAVDALFDNGRRGRPVTGPGNRPLKSLSHMLKGKQGRFRQNLLGKRVDYSGRSVIVVGPSLKMYQAGLPKEMALELFKPFLMRELVARDMAINVKHAKRKIEHHDEDVWDVLGEIIREHPVLLNRAPTLHRLGIQAFEPVLVEGKAIRLHPLVCEAYNADFDGDQMAVHLPLGEEAQAEARLLMLAATHILNPKDGQPVVTPSQDMVLGNYYLTMEEPEVMGEGMLMSSINEAHIAYTNGYVQLHTRVAFPTDALPKKPWTENQKGKLMVTTIGKLFFNEVMPEEFPYINEPTTENLESSLSDKFIMEPGTDVKEFISRQDMVSPFKKKYLARIIAQVFKVSKITETSIILDKMKDLGFKHSTRSGITVGVADITNLESKAASIQKGHDRVDKITKQYRRGLITDDERYDQVIDTWNKVKDEIQIALMNSLDQDNPFFIMSDSGARGNISNFTQLAGMRGLMAGPNGKIIELPILSNFREGLTVQEMFISTHGARKGMTDTALKTADSGYLTRRLVDVAQDVIIREADCGTDRGLAIEAIKNGNEVIETLEERVTGRYLQKEVRHPETGEIIAHHNELIDEQTARRIVEAGIEQVTIRSAFTCNTRHGVCKHCYGRDLSTNQEVEVGEAVGTIAAQSIGEPGTQLTMRTFHTGGVAGDDITQGLPRIQEIVEARHPKGRAVITEVAGEIEAIEEDEASRTKTVFVKGMTDSREYKVPYTARMSVAEGDTVHRGQQLTEGSIDPKDLLRVTNTLTAETYMLDEVQRVYRSQGVDINDKHVEVMVRQMLRKVRVLDPGSTDLLPGKLMDTADFTDANTEAIRSGELPATARPVLLGITKAALETNSFLSAASFQETTKVLTDAAIRGKEDHLLGLKENVIIGKIIPAGTGMARYREMEPKKIGDTQQLIYGEEADEDTEISQIDYSSIQEN; this is encoded by the coding sequence TTGGTAGATGTAAATAGATTTGAAAGCATGCGTATCGGGTTAGCTTCACCAGACAAGATCAGATCATGGTCTTACGGTGAGGTTAAGAAACCCGAAACCATCAACTACCGTACACTTAAATCAGAAAAAGAAGGTCTATTCGATGAAAGAATCTTTGGACCTTCTAAAGACTGGGAATGTTCTTGTGGTAAATACAAGGGCATTCGCTATGCTGGTGTTGTCTGTGACCGTTGTGGCGTTGAAGTTACACGTTCTAAAGTACGTCGTGAACGTATGGGTCACATTGAATTAGCGACACCTGTAACACATATTTGGTACTTCAAAGGTATCCCATCTCGTATGGGCTTGATGTTAGACATGAGCCCACGTTCGCTTGAAGAAGTTATCTACTTCGCATCTTACGTTGTAACAGATGCTGGTGATACGCCATTAGATTACAAACAATTGTTATCTGAAAAAGAGTACCGCGACAACAAACGCGAGTACGGCGAAGGTTTTAAAGCAGCAATGGGTGCTGATGCCATCAAGACCTTGTTATCACAAGTTCAAATTGATAGCGAAGTTATTGAATTAAAAGAAGAATTGAAAACAGCTAAAGGTCAAAAACGTACACGTGCAATTCGTCGTTTAGACGTTTTAGATGCTTTCCGTAAATCAGGTAACGATCCTGCGTGGATGGTAATGGATGTTATTCCAGTTATCCCACCAGAATTACGCCCAATGGTTCAATTAGATGGTGGCCGTTTCGCTACGTCTGACTTGAACGACTTGTACCGTCGTGTAATCAACCGTAACAACCGTTTGAAACGTCTATTAGACTTAAATGCACCAAATATTATCGTGCAAAATGAAAAACGTATGTTACAAGAAGCGGTTGATGCGCTATTCGATAACGGTCGTCGTGGTCGTCCAGTTACTGGTCCAGGTAACCGTCCATTGAAATCATTGTCACACATGCTTAAAGGGAAGCAAGGACGTTTCCGTCAAAACTTACTTGGAAAACGTGTTGACTACTCTGGTCGTTCAGTAATCGTTGTTGGTCCTTCATTGAAGATGTACCAAGCTGGTTTACCAAAAGAAATGGCCCTTGAATTATTCAAACCATTCTTAATGCGTGAATTAGTTGCCCGCGATATGGCAATCAACGTGAAACATGCAAAACGTAAAATCGAACATCACGATGAAGATGTTTGGGACGTTTTAGGCGAAATCATTCGTGAACATCCGGTTCTATTGAACCGCGCACCTACCTTACACCGTTTAGGTATCCAAGCCTTTGAACCGGTATTGGTTGAAGGTAAAGCAATCCGTCTTCACCCCCTTGTGTGTGAAGCTTACAATGCCGACTTTGATGGTGACCAAATGGCCGTCCATTTACCATTAGGTGAAGAAGCGCAAGCAGAGGCGCGTTTATTAATGCTAGCTGCTACGCATATCTTGAACCCTAAAGATGGTCAACCAGTTGTTACACCGTCTCAAGATATGGTCTTAGGTAACTACTACCTAACAATGGAAGAACCTGAAGTAATGGGTGAGGGTATGTTAATGTCTTCTATTAATGAAGCGCATATCGCCTACACTAACGGTTACGTGCAATTACATACACGAGTTGCCTTCCCAACAGATGCACTACCTAAAAAACCTTGGACTGAAAACCAAAAAGGTAAATTGATGGTGACAACTATCGGTAAATTATTCTTTAACGAGGTAATGCCTGAAGAGTTCCCATACATCAACGAACCAACAACTGAAAACTTAGAATCATCTCTATCTGACAAGTTCATCATGGAACCAGGTACAGACGTAAAAGAGTTCATCAGTCGTCAAGATATGGTTTCACCATTCAAGAAAAAATACTTAGCGCGTATCATCGCACAAGTATTTAAAGTATCTAAGATTACTGAAACTTCAATTATCTTGGATAAAATGAAAGACTTAGGTTTCAAACACTCTACACGTTCAGGTATTACCGTAGGTGTGGCAGATATTACAAACCTAGAATCAAAAGCGGCGTCTATCCAAAAAGGACATGACCGTGTTGACAAGATTACAAAACAGTACCGTCGTGGTTTGATTACAGACGACGAACGTTATGACCAAGTTATCGACACTTGGAACAAAGTAAAAGATGAAATCCAAATCGCCCTAATGAACTCACTTGATCAAGATAACCCATTCTTCATCATGTCCGATTCAGGCGCCCGTGGTAACATTTCTAACTTTACCCAACTTGCTGGTATGCGTGGTTTGATGGCTGGACCTAACGGTAAGATCATCGAGTTACCTATCTTGTCTAACTTCCGTGAAGGTTTGACCGTACAAGAAATGTTTATCTCGACTCACGGTGCCCGTAAAGGTATGACCGATACGGCCCTTAAGACAGCCGATTCAGGTTACTTGACTCGTCGTCTTGTTGACGTTGCCCAAGATGTCATCATTCGTGAAGCAGACTGTGGCACTGACCGTGGTTTAGCGATTGAAGCAATCAAGAATGGTAACGAAGTGATTGAAACACTTGAAGAACGTGTGACTGGCCGTTACTTACAAAAAGAAGTACGTCATCCAGAAACTGGCGAAATTATTGCGCATCACAACGAATTAATCGACGAACAAACTGCTCGCCGCATCGTTGAAGCTGGTATTGAGCAAGTAACGATTCGTTCAGCCTTCACATGTAACACTCGTCACGGTGTATGTAAACATTGTTACGGACGCGACCTATCTACTAACCAAGAGGTTGAAGTAGGGGAAGCAGTTGGTACAATTGCTGCACAATCTATCGGTGAGCCAGGTACACAGTTAACAATGCGTACATTCCATACTGGTGGGGTTGCCGGTGATGACATCACTCAAGGTCTTCCTCGTATCCAAGAGATTGTTGAAGCACGTCATCCAAAAGGTCGTGCCGTGATTACTGAGGTTGCTGGAGAAATTGAAGCAATCGAAGAAGACGAAGCAAGCCGTACGAAGACAGTATTTGTTAAAGGTATGACAGACTCTCGTGAGTATAAAGTACCTTATACAGCGCGTATGAGCGTTGCTGAAGGCGATACTGTTCACCGTGGACAACAATTAACAGAAGGTTCAATCGATCCTAAAGACTTACTACGTGTAACAAACACACTAACTGCTGAAACATACATGTTAGATGAAGTTCAACGTGTATACCGCTCTCAAGGGGTAGACATCAATGATAAACACGTGGAGGTTATGGTTCGTCAAATGCTACGTAAAGTACGTGTCCTTGACCCAGGTTCAACAGACTTGTTACCAGGTAAGTTAATGGATACTGCAGACTTTACAGATGCCAATACGGAAGCAATTCGTTCAGGTGAACTACCTGCAACAGCGCGTCCAGTATTATTAGGTATCACTAAGGCAGCCTTAGAAACTAACAGTTTCCTATCTGCAGCCTCATTCCAAGAAACAACTAAAGTCTTAACTGACGCGGCTATCCGTGGTAAAGAAGACCACTTACTTGGATTGAAAGAGAACGTTATTATCGGTAAGATCATCCCTGCAGGTACAGGTATGGCTCGTTACCGTGAAATGGAACCGAAAAAAATCGGTGACACGCAACAACTAATCTACGGCGAAGAAGCAGATGAAGATACTGAAATTAGCCAAATTGACTACTCAAGTATTCAAGAAAACTAA
- a CDS encoding FAD-dependent oxidoreductase, with amino-acid sequence MKYVIVGTSHAGFEAVQTLLKKDSDAEIVVFEAGSTASFLSCGIQSYLEDIAKSLDELHYANEASYKEQGVDIRMNTSVIAINPDTKEITTRNANGEEATESYDKLLLSPGGVPGTIPNVDDQHENIFYLRGRNWADKVKNRMASAKKAVVVGAGYIGIEVAVAYAQAGIDVTVVDFVDSILPTYLDSEFTDLLTKHMEDKGMKIKTGEGVKEFKVNENNEVTAVVTDKGTYEADTVVISVGVRPNTQWLKDTLTLDGRGFIEVNEHMETSVKDVYAAGDATAIPFAPTNEKAYIALATNARRQGVIMARHASGDTDAKIGRVNGTSGLAVFDYKFATTGIKDANASSYKGNVKSVYKEDLIRPSFMHDEEKVLMKLHYDADNGRVLGAQLMSTYDILQAINAVSVAIEAEWTVDQLAQADFFFQPEFNRPWNFLNVLAQEAQGQPYGADTMIF; translated from the coding sequence ATGAAATACGTTATAGTAGGAACTTCACATGCTGGTTTTGAAGCTGTGCAAACTCTATTGAAAAAAGACTCAGATGCAGAAATCGTTGTATTTGAAGCTGGATCAACCGCTTCTTTCTTGTCATGTGGTATTCAGTCCTATCTAGAAGACATTGCAAAATCTTTGGATGAATTACACTACGCAAATGAAGCATCTTATAAAGAACAAGGCGTTGACATCCGCATGAACACAAGCGTTATTGCCATCAACCCTGATACTAAGGAAATCACTACACGAAATGCTAATGGTGAAGAAGCAACAGAAAGTTATGACAAATTATTACTTTCTCCAGGTGGCGTGCCAGGAACTATCCCTAATGTAGATGACCAACACGAAAACATCTTCTACTTACGTGGTAGAAACTGGGCAGATAAAGTGAAAAACCGTATGGCATCAGCTAAAAAAGCCGTTGTTGTTGGTGCAGGATACATCGGTATCGAAGTAGCAGTTGCTTATGCACAAGCTGGTATTGATGTTACAGTTGTTGACTTCGTAGACTCAATCTTACCAACTTATCTTGACAGTGAATTCACTGATCTTCTAACAAAACATATGGAAGACAAAGGTATGAAGATTAAAACTGGCGAAGGCGTGAAAGAATTTAAAGTTAACGAAAACAACGAAGTAACTGCTGTTGTAACAGATAAAGGAACTTACGAAGCCGATACAGTTGTTATCAGTGTTGGTGTTCGTCCAAATACACAATGGTTGAAAGACACGTTAACCCTTGATGGTCGTGGCTTTATTGAAGTCAATGAGCACATGGAAACTTCAGTTAAAGATGTTTACGCTGCCGGTGATGCAACTGCCATTCCTTTTGCACCAACAAACGAGAAAGCTTACATTGCTTTAGCAACTAATGCTCGTCGCCAAGGTGTCATCATGGCTCGTCACGCAAGTGGTGATACAGACGCTAAAATTGGTCGCGTAAACGGTACATCAGGTCTTGCTGTATTTGACTACAAATTCGCAACTACTGGTATCAAAGATGCTAACGCTAGCTCATACAAGGGCAACGTGAAATCTGTTTACAAAGAAGACTTAATCCGTCCTTCATTTATGCATGACGAAGAAAAAGTATTAATGAAACTTCACTATGATGCAGATAACGGTCGCGTATTAGGTGCTCAATTAATGTCAACTTACGACATTCTTCAAGCTATTAATGCTGTATCTGTTGCGATTGAAGCTGAATGGACTGTAGACCAATTAGCACAAGCTGATTTCTTCTTCCAACCAGAATTCAACCGTCCTTGGAACTTCTTAAATGTCCTAGCGCAAGAAGCACAAGGTCAACCTTACGGCGCAGACACAATGATTTTCTAA
- the metK gene encoding methionine adenosyltransferase — MNKRLFTSESVTEGHPDKVADQISDAILDAILAQDPQARVACETAVNTGLVLVFGEVTTSAYVDIQKIVRNTVREIGYRDGKFGFDADSIAVLVSLDEQSPDIAQGVDDAIETREKGEVDNKLIGAGDQGIMFGYATDETPELMPMPIALSHRLSRRLAEVRKSGELNYLGPDGKTQVTIEYDDNNQPQRIDTIVISTQHTEGIELDQIRQDVIKHVVEPTMPENWLDENTRYFINPTGKFVSGGPEADSGLTGRKIIVDTYGGSAHHGGGAFSGKDATKVDRSASYAARYIAKNLVAAGLARKVEIQLAYAIGVAEPVSISIDTFNTSALSETDLVGLVRNNFDLTPNGIIDMLSLRQPIFSKTAAYGHFGRDDQDFAWEKTDKVDSLKQ, encoded by the coding sequence ATGAATAAACGACTATTTACTTCTGAATCAGTCACAGAAGGACATCCAGATAAGGTTGCTGACCAAATTTCTGATGCCATTCTTGACGCGATTCTTGCACAAGACCCACAAGCTCGTGTCGCTTGCGAAACTGCCGTCAATACAGGACTTGTCCTAGTATTCGGTGAGGTAACAACTAGCGCATATGTGGATATCCAAAAAATCGTTCGCAATACCGTTCGTGAAATTGGTTATCGTGATGGAAAATTCGGATTTGACGCTGACTCCATCGCCGTATTGGTTTCACTAGATGAACAATCACCTGACATCGCACAAGGTGTAGATGATGCTATTGAGACTCGGGAAAAGGGTGAAGTGGACAACAAGTTGATTGGTGCCGGAGACCAAGGGATTATGTTCGGTTACGCTACGGACGAGACACCAGAGTTAATGCCAATGCCAATTGCTTTAAGTCACCGCCTATCTCGTCGACTAGCTGAAGTCCGTAAAAGTGGTGAATTAAACTACTTAGGTCCAGATGGTAAGACTCAGGTAACCATCGAATATGATGACAACAACCAACCACAACGCATTGATACCATCGTCATTTCAACACAACATACTGAAGGTATTGAACTAGACCAAATCCGCCAAGACGTGATTAAACACGTTGTTGAGCCAACTATGCCTGAAAACTGGTTAGATGAAAACACGCGTTACTTCATCAACCCAACTGGTAAGTTTGTATCCGGTGGTCCTGAAGCCGATTCAGGTTTAACTGGTCGTAAAATTATCGTCGACACTTATGGTGGATCTGCTCACCACGGTGGTGGGGCCTTCTCAGGTAAAGATGCTACTAAAGTTGACCGGTCTGCTTCATATGCGGCTCGCTATATTGCTAAAAACTTGGTTGCAGCTGGCTTAGCGCGTAAAGTTGAAATCCAATTAGCCTATGCCATTGGGGTTGCAGAACCTGTATCTATTTCAATTGATACATTCAATACTAGCGCATTATCAGAAACTGATTTAGTAGGCCTAGTACGCAATAACTTCGATTTAACACCAAATGGTATTATCGACATGCTATCACTACGCCAACCAATCTTCAGTAAAACTGCTGCATATGGCCATTTTGGTCGAGATGACCAAGATTTTGCTTGGGAAAAAACAGATAAGGTCGACAGTTTGAAGCAATAA
- a CDS encoding prepilin peptidase: protein MILFVYYSILLVLFASLASFFMVVGSRTVFGQSFIHGRSKCDNCQVTLSPLALIPIIGYGLSVGKCQTCHHSIPFIYPFCEGFFAIFSFLFFLNHPTETAILLCMIFAILLIMTSADLALQIIPDRFQVILLLVVIYYLYRHPNLAYLTHVTFSLLVLTTLITCNHLLHQGIGGGDIKTLAVLALMLGPLTFSYLLLIASGLALCHICYVKIKNVNPPTGLPFIPYLFFAYPIVFYIL, encoded by the coding sequence ATGATATTGTTTGTTTATTATAGCATTTTATTGGTCCTTTTTGCTAGTCTTGCTTCGTTTTTTATGGTGGTCGGTTCAAGAACAGTCTTTGGACAATCCTTTATCCACGGTCGTTCCAAATGCGATAATTGCCAAGTCACGCTTTCACCCTTAGCCTTGATACCAATCATCGGTTACGGACTATCAGTAGGTAAATGCCAGACTTGCCACCACTCAATACCTTTTATTTATCCATTCTGTGAAGGCTTTTTCGCTATATTTTCCTTCTTGTTTTTTCTAAACCACCCGACTGAAACGGCTATTCTTCTCTGCATGATTTTCGCCATCCTACTCATTATGACCAGTGCCGATCTGGCTTTACAAATCATACCAGACCGATTTCAAGTCATATTATTATTAGTTGTTATTTATTATCTTTACCGACACCCGAACCTAGCATACTTAACCCATGTTACCTTTTCCTTGCTGGTCCTCACCACTTTAATCACCTGCAATCACCTACTTCATCAAGGTATAGGTGGTGGTGACATTAAAACACTGGCAGTCTTAGCTCTAATGCTCGGTCCCTTAACCTTCTCATATCTTCTGTTGATTGCTAGTGGTCTAGCCCTCTGTCACATCTGTTATGTGAAAATAAAAAATGTAAACCCGCCGACTGGTCTGCCATTTATCCCTTACTTATTCTTTGCCTATCCCATCGTCTTCTATATACTGTAA
- a CDS encoding glycine betaine ABC transporter substrate-binding protein produces the protein MFKKISLVVAIIVGLLFTFGSEDSYKTTVGSDSGGQTVTLATVNWESEIASTNVLAQVLKEAGFNVQITTVDPAIMFSSVAEGQSDAMVGGWVPTTHQAYAEKYGDSMVDLGANLEGAISALTVPAYMEDINSITDLTDENDSTITAIEPGAGVTNSAQNAVKEYDNLSDWEVSVSSTGAMIAELEQAINNEEDIVVVGWKPHWMFMDYDLKMLDDPENVFGGYEEIHSYAREGLKEDNPEAYKIIDNFYWEVEDMSSVMEELATDVEPEEAADNWIEANRETVDGWLE, from the coding sequence ATGTTTAAGAAAATTAGTTTAGTCGTAGCAATTATTGTTGGGTTATTATTTACCTTTGGCAGTGAAGATTCGTATAAAACGACTGTAGGTTCTGATTCTGGTGGCCAAACAGTGACTCTAGCAACTGTGAATTGGGAGTCTGAAATAGCTTCAACAAATGTCCTGGCACAGGTGCTAAAAGAAGCAGGATTCAACGTACAAATTACAACAGTAGACCCAGCCATCATGTTTAGTTCGGTTGCTGAAGGACAGTCGGATGCTATGGTCGGCGGTTGGGTGCCTACAACGCACCAGGCCTATGCAGAGAAATATGGTGACTCGATGGTTGATTTAGGGGCTAACCTAGAAGGTGCTATTTCAGCATTAACTGTTCCAGCATATATGGAAGATATCAATTCGATTACCGACCTCACGGATGAAAATGACTCGACTATTACAGCAATTGAACCAGGGGCAGGTGTTACCAACAGTGCCCAAAATGCTGTTAAGGAGTATGACAATCTATCCGATTGGGAGGTTTCTGTGAGTTCAACAGGTGCAATGATTGCTGAATTAGAGCAAGCTATCAATAATGAAGAGGATATAGTTGTGGTTGGTTGGAAGCCACATTGGATGTTCATGGATTATGATCTTAAGATGCTTGACGATCCAGAAAATGTCTTTGGTGGCTACGAGGAAATTCATTCATACGCAAGAGAAGGGCTAAAGGAAGATAATCCAGAAGCCTATAAGATTATTGATAACTTCTACTGGGAAGTTGAAGATATGTCTTCTGTTATGGAAGAATTAGCGACAGATGTAGAACCAGAAGAAGCAGCAGATAATTGGATCGAAGCCAATCGTGAAACCGTTGATGGTTGGTTAGAGTAA
- a CDS encoding quaternary amine ABC transporter ATP-binding protein, which translates to MTTAVKIENLTKIYGSRAQTEKAKKLLNEGKSKEEIVQQTGATVGVDNASLDIKQGETFVIMGLSGSGKSTMLRMINRLIEPTAGNITILGDDVTGANKDELREIRRKKVSMVFQSFALFPHKTILENTEFGLEIQGVSKEERQKAAEKALENSGLLTFKDQYPNQLSGGMQQRVGLARALANDPEILLMDEAFSALDPLIRRDMQDELVDLQERVNKTIVFITHDLDEALRIGDRIALMKDGEVVQVGTGEEILTNPANDYVERFVESVDRSKVLTAEHAMERPNFLLNVEKHGARMALHRMEEENYSFLMVTNNKRELLGYVRDTDVVKIIKGNQNKQYLSVESIIRTDHPTVHPETSINDIYDVMGNAFMPISVVDEENHLLGMVSSKMVINSLANDNGDNEVEEEEELNV; encoded by the coding sequence ATGACTACAGCAGTAAAAATTGAGAATTTAACCAAAATTTATGGATCGCGCGCTCAAACTGAGAAAGCGAAAAAACTATTAAATGAAGGAAAGTCTAAAGAAGAAATCGTTCAACAAACAGGTGCCACAGTCGGGGTCGACAACGCCAGTTTAGATATCAAGCAAGGTGAAACATTCGTAATCATGGGATTATCTGGTTCAGGTAAATCAACTATGTTACGTATGATCAACCGTTTAATCGAACCAACAGCGGGTAATATCACAATTTTAGGTGATGACGTGACAGGTGCTAATAAAGATGAATTGCGTGAAATCAGACGTAAAAAAGTGAGTATGGTATTCCAAAGCTTCGCCTTATTCCCACATAAAACAATTCTTGAAAATACAGAATTTGGTTTGGAGATTCAAGGTGTCAGCAAAGAAGAACGTCAAAAAGCTGCTGAAAAAGCACTAGAAAACTCTGGTCTATTAACTTTTAAAGACCAATATCCAAACCAATTATCTGGTGGTATGCAACAACGTGTTGGTTTAGCACGGGCCTTAGCAAATGACCCAGAAATCCTATTAATGGATGAAGCCTTCTCAGCGCTTGACCCATTAATCCGTCGTGACATGCAAGATGAGTTAGTTGATTTACAAGAACGTGTAAACAAAACAATCGTCTTCATTACCCATGACTTGGATGAAGCTTTAAGAATCGGTGACCGTATCGCCTTAATGAAAGACGGAGAAGTCGTTCAAGTAGGTACTGGTGAAGAAATCTTAACGAATCCAGCTAACGATTACGTTGAACGGTTTGTTGAAAGTGTTGACCGTTCTAAAGTCCTTACTGCAGAGCATGCTATGGAACGTCCAAACTTCTTATTAAATGTCGAGAAGCATGGTGCCAGAATGGCCCTACACCGTATGGAAGAAGAAAACTACAGCTTCCTAATGGTGACAAATAACAAACGTGAATTATTAGGTTACGTTCGTGACACTGATGTTGTCAAAATAATTAAAGGCAATCAAAATAAACAATACTTATCTGTTGAATCTATTATTCGTACAGACCACCCAACAGTTCATCCAGAAACATCTATTAATGATATTTATGATGTGATGGGTAATGCATTTATGCCAATTTCAGTAGTAGATGAGGAAAACCACTTATTAGGAATGGTAAGCTCTAAGATGGTTATCAATAGTCTAGCAAATGACAATGGTGATAATGAAGTTGAAGAGGAGGAAGAATTGAATGTTTAA